In Desulfosporosinus sp. Sb-LF, the following are encoded in one genomic region:
- the lonC gene encoding Lon family ATP-dependent protease: MKGILKKWLNHSDLGERLHDEEEWIREVDALYVLLSNYYGTDKLVLKASKLEALKLMRSDELVERVAGLRKIVTDDPTDQEIPKMKEVPQLLDEIEEQIAELIARRSVEERLERVVSAKIQERHEDYVKEIKVQVLQETSGPENAQTLKKLAVLEKMNTVFLKSSASDILRPQTVEEIVGQESAVQSLLAKLATPYPQHILIYGPPGVGKTSAARVALETVKNHPHSPFAKEAPFIEVDGTTLRWDPRDVTNPLLGSVHDPIYQGSKHDLADTGIPEPKMGLVSEAHGGILFIDEIGDMDPLLLNKLLKVLEDKRVSFDSSYYDPNDPQVPLWIKKLFNEGAPADFVLVGATTRDPAELNPALRSRCSEVFFVPLEPRDVQHIIRQAGQKLGVALENDVPEIISEYVIEGRKANSILTDAYGLARYRSLDQEEVRVTSTEVYEVLRSARLTPYVFRKGSHGFEIGRILGLGVSGFLGSVLEIEAIVFEGRDGKGAVRFNETAGSMARDAVFNATAVIRELTGEDLRNYDVHVNIVGGAKIDGPSAGLATTLAIYSALKKLPLRQDVAVTGEISIQGKVKPVGGICEKIFGAKQAEVRKVLIPFENLADVPQSMQGIEVVAVSTIEDAIKQAF; encoded by the coding sequence ATGAAAGGGATTTTGAAAAAATGGTTAAATCATTCGGATCTCGGTGAACGGTTACACGATGAGGAAGAGTGGATTCGGGAAGTCGATGCCCTCTATGTGCTGCTTTCAAATTATTATGGAACTGACAAGCTGGTTCTTAAGGCTAGTAAATTGGAAGCGCTCAAGCTCATGCGTTCTGATGAGCTCGTCGAACGTGTTGCAGGGCTTCGCAAAATTGTTACTGATGATCCGACTGATCAGGAAATTCCGAAAATGAAGGAAGTCCCCCAGCTCTTAGATGAAATTGAGGAACAGATAGCAGAACTTATTGCTAGGCGTTCTGTGGAAGAACGCCTAGAACGTGTTGTTTCAGCAAAGATACAAGAACGCCATGAGGATTACGTTAAAGAAATTAAGGTTCAAGTACTTCAAGAAACGTCTGGACCAGAAAATGCACAAACCCTTAAAAAGCTAGCTGTTCTCGAAAAGATGAATACCGTTTTTCTAAAGAGTTCAGCCTCTGATATTTTGCGTCCACAGACAGTGGAAGAGATTGTGGGGCAGGAAAGTGCTGTTCAATCTCTCCTGGCAAAGTTGGCAACTCCTTATCCTCAACATATTTTGATCTATGGTCCCCCAGGAGTGGGTAAGACCTCTGCGGCACGAGTCGCTTTAGAAACAGTAAAAAACCATCCTCATTCACCTTTTGCCAAAGAGGCGCCGTTTATTGAAGTGGATGGAACCACATTAAGGTGGGATCCCAGAGATGTAACCAATCCATTATTGGGATCAGTGCATGACCCAATTTATCAAGGATCGAAGCATGATTTGGCAGATACAGGTATACCTGAGCCTAAAATGGGACTGGTGAGTGAGGCTCATGGCGGAATTTTATTTATTGATGAAATAGGGGATATGGACCCCTTGCTACTAAACAAGTTACTTAAAGTACTCGAAGATAAGCGTGTATCGTTCGATTCTTCCTATTATGATCCCAATGACCCGCAGGTTCCCTTGTGGATAAAGAAACTCTTTAATGAAGGTGCGCCTGCAGATTTTGTTCTAGTCGGAGCGACGACACGTGATCCGGCAGAGCTTAATCCAGCCCTTCGTTCTCGTTGTTCGGAAGTCTTCTTCGTACCCCTTGAGCCGAGAGATGTTCAACACATTATTCGTCAAGCTGGACAAAAACTTGGAGTTGCTTTGGAGAATGATGTCCCAGAGATTATCAGTGAGTATGTCATTGAAGGCAGAAAAGCGAATAGTATTCTGACTGATGCCTATGGTTTGGCGAGGTATCGCAGCCTGGATCAAGAAGAAGTTCGGGTAACAAGTACTGAAGTTTATGAAGTTCTACGCTCAGCACGGTTGACTCCTTACGTTTTCCGAAAAGGTTCACATGGCTTCGAAATTGGGAGAATCTTAGGGCTGGGTGTATCTGGTTTTTTGGGCTCTGTGTTGGAGATCGAGGCGATTGTCTTTGAGGGAAGAGATGGTAAAGGCGCGGTTCGTTTTAATGAAACTGCAGGCAGTATGGCTAGAGATGCCGTATTTAATGCCACTGCGGTCATTCGTGAGTTGACTGGTGAAGATTTGCGCAATTATGATGTGCATGTTAATATAGTCGGCGGTGCAAAAATTGACGGCCCTTCAGCAGGACTCGCTACAACGTTAGCCATTTACAGCGCATTGAAAAAGCTACCTTTACGTCAAGATGTGGCTGTCACAGGAGAGATTTCTATTCAAGGGAAGGTTAAACCAGTTGGCGGTATTTGCGAAAAGATTTTTGGAGCCAAGCAGGCTGAGGTTCGCAAGGTTCTGATACCCTTTGAAAACTTAGCAGATGTACCACAGAGTATGCAGGGTATCGAAGTGGTGGCCGTTAGTACCATCGAAGATGCTATTAAGCAAGCTTTTTAA
- a CDS encoding DUF2232 domain-containing protein: MFLRDEVAINYLAGAILLTFPCLGIAWETWGVIWEVLMLLSVFLVGRRRGLSIAIVLLLAGYLAAFVGFRSEALNQMSLVPIAGLLCVLGWLRHWPVRVNFFWSVTFAAALGVLPTLLFQVQGFDATTVSNMINMTIQQYQASGLMVVIEQQGISEMQFRDLLQQLIQFYSLIIPSFVAIVTSLEFGLVFYFVRRWLYDDKGRIPFTRWSLPWYAVWGAVLGIAFYLLGDQFAWPILRGLGINLMVVYGALALVLGTSVYLFLLQSPRIPRVLKFTLILTSFVYFFFSVVSIIMFGLFDLVFNFRRLPEEL; this comes from the coding sequence ATGTTTTTAAGAGATGAAGTGGCTATAAACTATTTAGCAGGTGCTATCCTTTTGACTTTTCCCTGTCTGGGAATTGCTTGGGAAACGTGGGGAGTTATCTGGGAAGTACTAATGCTGCTCTCGGTGTTTTTGGTCGGTCGTCGAAGAGGATTGTCTATCGCTATAGTTTTGCTGTTAGCGGGTTATCTTGCAGCCTTTGTTGGTTTTCGTTCCGAGGCCCTAAACCAGATGAGTCTCGTTCCAATAGCTGGGTTATTGTGTGTGTTAGGATGGCTTAGACATTGGCCGGTACGTGTGAACTTTTTTTGGAGTGTCACGTTTGCGGCGGCATTAGGGGTATTGCCAACCCTTTTGTTCCAAGTGCAAGGCTTTGATGCCACAACTGTAAGTAATATGATCAATATGACAATTCAGCAATACCAAGCTTCGGGATTGATGGTAGTGATTGAGCAACAAGGAATTTCCGAAATGCAGTTTCGAGATTTGTTGCAACAATTGATTCAATTTTATAGTTTAATTATTCCGAGCTTTGTAGCGATAGTGACTTCCCTTGAGTTTGGATTGGTTTTTTACTTTGTTAGGCGCTGGCTTTACGATGACAAAGGACGCATTCCATTTACCCGCTGGAGTTTGCCTTGGTACGCAGTATGGGGTGCAGTATTGGGGATCGCTTTCTATCTTTTAGGGGATCAATTTGCTTGGCCTATCCTTCGTGGCCTAGGGATAAACTTAATGGTTGTGTATGGGGCATTAGCCTTGGTGCTGGGTACTTCTGTGTATCTGTTCTTATTACAATCCCCAAGGATACCTCGAGTCCTTAAATTTACGTTAATTCTAACGAGCTTCGTTTATTTCTTCTTCAGCGTAGTCAGTATTATTATGTTTGGGTTATTTGACTTAGTTTTTAATTTTCGACGCCTACCAGAAGAATTGTAA
- the ychF gene encoding redox-regulated ATPase YchF codes for MTLHAGIVGLPNVGKSTLFNAITQAGAEAANYPFCTIDPNVGMVEVPDARLQKLADMVHPKKIVSATVEFVDIAGLVKGASRGEGLGNKFLSHIREVDAIVHVVRCFENENVIHVEGNVNPKRDIETIDLELVLADMESVEKRAERSAKLLKSGDKKAQGEVALLGRLKEVFNQGKGARTLTYTDEELEILKGFSLLTLKRVLYVANVSEDGLSTAAENPYVQQVMKIAAEEGAEAVVVCAQIEAEIAELEEDEKEGFLQDLGLEESGLDRLIRVAFNLLGLMTFFTAGPMEVKAWTIHQGTKAPRAAGTIHTDFEHGFIRAEVVSYKDFVDQNGLNGARDKGLVRLEGKEYVMQDGDIVHFRFNV; via the coding sequence ATGACACTACATGCGGGAATTGTTGGTTTGCCAAATGTCGGGAAATCAACGTTGTTTAATGCGATCACTCAGGCGGGTGCTGAGGCGGCTAATTATCCATTTTGCACAATTGACCCGAATGTCGGAATGGTAGAGGTGCCCGATGCTCGTTTGCAGAAACTAGCAGACATGGTTCACCCCAAGAAGATTGTTTCAGCAACCGTAGAATTTGTAGATATTGCTGGACTTGTAAAGGGTGCTAGTAGAGGAGAAGGCTTAGGGAATAAGTTCTTGTCCCACATCCGTGAGGTGGATGCCATTGTACACGTTGTGCGTTGCTTCGAGAATGAGAACGTGATCCATGTAGAAGGAAATGTCAACCCTAAACGGGATATTGAGACGATTGATCTTGAACTAGTTCTGGCAGATATGGAGAGCGTAGAAAAAAGGGCAGAGCGTTCAGCTAAACTACTAAAGTCAGGGGACAAAAAGGCCCAAGGCGAAGTGGCCTTATTGGGAAGGTTGAAGGAAGTCTTTAACCAGGGAAAAGGGGCTCGGACTTTGACCTATACGGACGAAGAACTGGAAATTTTAAAGGGTTTTTCGCTGTTGACTTTAAAGCGGGTACTTTATGTGGCGAATGTCAGTGAAGATGGCCTTTCTACCGCAGCAGAAAATCCCTATGTTCAACAAGTTATGAAGATTGCAGCTGAAGAAGGCGCGGAGGCCGTTGTGGTCTGTGCGCAGATTGAAGCGGAGATTGCAGAACTTGAGGAGGACGAAAAGGAAGGGTTTTTACAAGACTTAGGGCTAGAAGAGTCCGGTCTAGACCGACTCATTCGGGTGGCCTTCAATTTGTTGGGTCTCATGACGTTTTTTACTGCCGGCCCTATGGAAGTAAAAGCTTGGACGATCCATCAAGGGACCAAGGCACCTCGGGCTGCTGGTACAATCCATACAGATTTCGAGCACGGATTTATTCGGGCTGAGGTGGTTTCTTATAAGGATTTCGTGGATCAAAATGGGTTAAATGGTGCTCGAGATAAGGGATTAGTTCGATTAGAAGGTAAGGAATATGTTATGCAAGATGGGGATATTGTTCACTTTCGGTTTAACGTTTAA
- a CDS encoding MazG-like family protein translates to MENVEVDVVKGLRAIDELKVNLIQAQWLIQHGTLSGSEAEMVQGLADLVGMSYLLARRLGFDFSRLDRMLLQRLEGLKNSDEMNLEKQWGDLSLLLSYLAPED, encoded by the coding sequence CTGGAAAATGTTGAAGTTGATGTTGTTAAAGGCCTAAGAGCCATTGATGAGCTAAAGGTCAATTTAATACAGGCGCAGTGGCTTATACAACATGGGACACTGAGTGGTTCAGAAGCAGAAATGGTTCAGGGGTTAGCTGATCTAGTAGGGATGAGTTACTTGCTTGCAAGACGGTTGGGTTTTGACTTTTCTCGTCTTGACCGCATGCTTTTACAACGCCTTGAGGGATTGAAAAATTCAGATGAGATGAATCTTGAAAAGCAGTGGGGAGATTTGAGCCTGCTTTTGAGCTATCTCGCCCCCGAAGATTAA
- the rplI gene encoding 50S ribosomal protein L9, whose product MKVILQADVKGTGKKGQVLEVADGYARNFLFPKKLAIEATTGNIQDISHKKAVEDRRKEKEKEDAVELGKKLNALQIEVKTKTGEGGRLFGSVTSKEIADALKKQHGFEVDKRKLDLKDPIKALGNYEIHVRIHADVVAKLQIHVVGL is encoded by the coding sequence ATGAAAGTCATTCTTCAAGCAGATGTAAAAGGAACGGGTAAAAAAGGACAGGTACTCGAGGTTGCGGATGGATATGCTCGAAACTTCCTTTTCCCGAAGAAGTTAGCGATTGAAGCAACTACTGGAAACATCCAAGATATTTCGCATAAGAAAGCGGTGGAAGATCGCCGTAAGGAAAAGGAAAAAGAAGATGCAGTTGAGTTAGGCAAAAAGTTAAATGCTCTCCAGATTGAAGTTAAGACTAAGACGGGTGAAGGCGGGCGCTTGTTTGGCTCGGTAACCAGTAAAGAAATTGCCGATGCTTTAAAGAAACAGCATGGGTTTGAAGTGGATAAACGAAAGTTGGATTTAAAAGACCCCATTAAGGCCCTGGGGAATTATGAGATTCATGTAAGGATTCACGCAGACGTGGTAGCTAAGCTCCAGATACACGTTGTCGGACTTTAG
- the rpsR gene encoding 30S ribosomal protein S18, which translates to MKRERGRRPRKRVCSFCVDKVVSMDYKETHKVRKYVTDRGKILPRRISGNCAMHQRQVTLAIKRARSIALLPYSVE; encoded by the coding sequence ATGAAACGTGAACGCGGACGCCGCCCACGGAAACGGGTGTGCAGTTTTTGTGTCGATAAAGTTGTGTCTATGGATTACAAAGAGACCCATAAAGTTCGTAAGTATGTTACGGATCGTGGCAAAATATTGCCCCGTCGTATTTCCGGAAACTGTGCAATGCATCAGCGCCAAGTGACATTGGCTATTAAACGGGCTCGTAGTATTGCCTTGTTACCATATAGTGTAGAGTAG
- the ssb gene encoding single-stranded DNA-binding protein, which yields MLNRVVLIGRLTKDPELRYTPNGVAVANFTLAIDRNYKNAQGERDADFIPCVVYRQLAELVANYLAKGKLAAVDGRIQVRSYTSQDGQKRWVTEVIAEDVRFLSPKDGGGGESTSPRGTGSFGHEVNLDDDIPF from the coding sequence ATGTTGAATCGTGTCGTATTGATTGGCCGTTTAACGAAAGACCCCGAGTTGCGCTACACGCCTAATGGTGTAGCAGTTGCTAATTTTACATTGGCGATCGATCGAAATTATAAAAATGCTCAGGGAGAACGAGACGCGGATTTCATTCCCTGTGTGGTCTATCGGCAACTTGCAGAACTAGTCGCAAATTATTTGGCGAAGGGGAAACTGGCGGCTGTAGATGGCCGAATCCAGGTCCGTTCGTACACTAGTCAAGATGGCCAAAAACGTTGGGTTACAGAGGTTATAGCAGAAGATGTTCGCTTCTTAAGTCCGAAAGATGGTGGAGGCGGAGAATCAACCTCTCCAAGAGGAACTGGCTCATTCGGACATGAAGTGAATTTGGATGATGACATCCCATTCTAG
- the dnaB gene encoding replicative DNA helicase gives MELLKVPPHNLEAEQAVLGAMMLEPETGSSVFEMLQPEDFYRDNHRLIFSAIRDLFEKGDPVDLVSVAEILRQQGRLEQVGGIATISEIARSVPSAANVEYYARLVTEKALLRQLIRATSSILERGYEPGEEARGLLEEAEQLILDLSRRRVKDGFSFIRDVLLDTFEKIEYLYANKGNLTGVPTFFTELDRMTSGWQSSDLIIIAARPSMGKTAMVLNMAQNAAVRAKVPVAIFSLEMSKEQLVQRMLCGEAMVDQQRVRTGELFDADWPKLTRAVGPLSDAPIFIDDTVGISLAELRSKARRLKMEHNLGMIVIDYLQLLSVGKKTESRQQEVAQISRTLKGLARELKIPVIALSQLNRGVEQRQDKRPIMSDLLESGAIEADADVISFIYRDDYYNPESEKKGIAELIIAKHRNGPVGTVELGFLKEFTKFVNLERQHQTA, from the coding sequence ATGGAACTACTGAAAGTTCCACCACATAATTTAGAGGCTGAACAAGCAGTCCTGGGTGCGATGATGCTCGAACCGGAGACCGGAAGTTCTGTCTTTGAAATGCTTCAACCGGAGGACTTTTACAGAGATAACCACCGTTTGATTTTTTCTGCGATTCGAGATCTCTTCGAAAAGGGAGATCCAGTCGATCTTGTCAGTGTTGCGGAGATTTTGCGTCAGCAGGGGCGTCTGGAGCAGGTGGGTGGAATTGCGACCATCTCTGAGATCGCTCGTTCTGTTCCTTCAGCTGCCAATGTAGAATATTATGCTAGACTGGTCACCGAAAAAGCCCTTCTTAGGCAACTCATTCGTGCGACAAGCAGCATCTTAGAGCGGGGATATGAGCCAGGAGAAGAAGCGCGTGGTCTTCTAGAGGAAGCAGAACAACTGATTCTCGACCTTTCACGACGGCGTGTAAAAGATGGATTTAGCTTTATTCGTGACGTACTATTAGACACGTTTGAAAAGATCGAGTATCTATATGCTAATAAAGGAAACTTGACGGGTGTGCCCACATTTTTCACGGAATTAGATCGAATGACATCGGGATGGCAGTCTTCTGATTTGATAATTATTGCTGCACGGCCTTCCATGGGAAAGACAGCGATGGTTTTAAATATGGCACAGAATGCGGCCGTTCGGGCCAAGGTCCCTGTCGCCATTTTTAGCTTAGAGATGTCCAAAGAGCAATTAGTCCAACGGATGCTTTGCGGGGAAGCGATGGTCGATCAGCAGCGAGTAAGGACTGGAGAATTATTCGATGCAGATTGGCCAAAATTGACGCGGGCAGTGGGTCCTCTGTCGGATGCCCCGATCTTTATTGATGATACAGTGGGGATTTCTTTGGCGGAGCTCCGATCAAAGGCTCGTCGTCTAAAGATGGAACACAATTTGGGAATGATTGTCATCGACTACCTTCAGCTATTGTCGGTTGGTAAAAAGACAGAAAGCAGACAGCAGGAGGTGGCCCAAATTTCCAGAACCCTCAAAGGGCTCGCCCGTGAATTAAAGATCCCGGTCATTGCCTTGTCACAGCTTAACCGGGGGGTTGAACAACGCCAAGATAAACGGCCTATTATGTCAGATTTGTTAGAGTCGGGGGCAATTGAAGCCGATGCAGATGTGATTTCTTTTATTTACCGAGATGACTATTACAATCCTGAATCCGAAAAGAAAGGCATTGCAGAGCTAATTATTGCCAAACACCGCAACGGCCCGGTAGGGACGGTTGAATTAGGCTTTCTTAAAGAGTTTACAAAGTTCGTGAATTTAGAACGACAACATCAAACAGCATAG
- a CDS encoding DUF951 domain-containing protein, with protein MILLNVGDIVRLRKQHPCGSVDWKVMRTGMDFRIQCLGCQHQAWIPRIKLERNIKEILQRVEET; from the coding sequence ATGATACTTTTGAATGTAGGGGATATTGTTCGTCTTCGGAAACAACATCCTTGTGGAAGCGTGGATTGGAAAGTAATGAGAACAGGGATGGATTTTCGAATTCAGTGTCTAGGCTGCCAACACCAAGCTTGGATTCCTAGAATTAAACTCGAACGCAATATAAAAGAAATTCTTCAACGAGTAGAGGAAACGTGA
- the rpsF gene encoding 30S ribosomal protein S6: MKAYEILYIIRPDLDEEATTALVDRFGGLVTSNGGENLTVEKWGKRRLAYEIKDYREGQYILMNFDGEGRTSQEIERVMKISDDIIRFLTVRKED; the protein is encoded by the coding sequence ATGAAAGCGTACGAAATACTTTATATCATTCGTCCTGATTTGGATGAAGAGGCGACAACGGCATTGGTTGACCGTTTTGGTGGACTCGTTACCAGTAATGGTGGCGAAAATCTGACAGTAGAAAAATGGGGCAAACGCCGATTAGCTTACGAAATCAAAGATTATAGAGAAGGTCAATATATCCTTATGAACTTTGATGGTGAAGGCCGTACATCACAGGAAATAGAACGGGTTATGAAAATCTCCGATGATATAATCCGATTCCTGACCGTTAGAAAAGAAGATTAA
- a CDS encoding FAD-dependent protein: MKHEVDVLIIGAGPAGIFTALELSKHNNDLKILIVDSGRTIEKRKCPARTTGVCAGCDPCAITRGWSGAGAFSDGKLSQSSAVGGRLTEYMQEQQAQELIDYADSIYRKFGAQDTVYGLDNRKVEEIQYDASRHNIQLIHCPVRHLGTELAYDVLKGMYEHLMDKSKTIFWELAEVKDILAGPEGVIGATIQRRSEQELDEVSARYVIAAPGRGGANWLAEQAIRLGVVTENNEVDIGVRVEVPNSIMDHLTRELYEPKLVYYSDTYDLKTRSFCVNPGGVVSEEHYDGEIAVVNGHSYADPAKKTKNTNFALLVSTRFTEPFNQPIEYGRYIARLANMLTGGGVMVQRLGDLLQGRRTTVGRLRQSTTIPTLRSAVPGDLSYVLPERYLTSLIETLKAFDKIAPGMYSKNTLLYGVEVKFYSCKVKVQSNFETAIPRLYAIGDGAGITRGLMQASVTGIVVGRDIVAKV; this comes from the coding sequence TTGAAGCATGAAGTTGATGTCTTGATTATTGGAGCCGGGCCGGCAGGAATTTTCACGGCCTTGGAGTTATCAAAGCATAACAACGATTTAAAGATTCTTATCGTGGATAGTGGAAGAACCATTGAGAAGAGAAAGTGCCCAGCCCGTACGACTGGAGTCTGCGCAGGATGTGACCCTTGTGCAATTACCAGAGGATGGTCGGGCGCAGGAGCATTCAGTGACGGAAAACTGTCTCAAAGCTCTGCAGTCGGCGGGCGATTAACGGAATATATGCAGGAACAACAAGCTCAAGAACTGATTGATTATGCGGATTCTATTTACCGTAAGTTTGGAGCGCAGGATACGGTGTACGGTTTAGATAACCGCAAGGTTGAGGAGATTCAATACGATGCATCACGCCACAATATTCAGTTGATTCATTGTCCAGTACGCCATTTGGGAACAGAACTGGCTTATGATGTGTTGAAGGGTATGTATGAACATCTTATGGATAAGAGTAAGACAATCTTTTGGGAACTTGCTGAAGTTAAGGATATCTTGGCTGGTCCAGAAGGAGTCATAGGAGCAACCATTCAACGGAGGAGTGAACAGGAACTCGATGAAGTAAGCGCTCGTTATGTGATTGCTGCTCCTGGACGTGGTGGCGCGAATTGGCTCGCTGAACAGGCTATACGTTTAGGTGTGGTAACCGAAAACAATGAAGTGGACATTGGAGTACGTGTAGAAGTCCCGAACTCTATTATGGATCATTTAACGCGCGAACTTTACGAACCGAAGCTAGTTTATTATTCAGATACTTATGATCTTAAAACACGTAGTTTCTGTGTTAACCCAGGCGGCGTGGTTTCTGAGGAACACTATGATGGTGAAATTGCCGTGGTGAATGGGCATAGTTATGCCGATCCTGCGAAAAAAACCAAGAATACAAACTTCGCTTTGTTAGTATCAACACGCTTTACGGAACCCTTTAATCAACCGATCGAGTATGGACGATATATTGCTCGGCTTGCCAACATGTTAACGGGCGGGGGCGTTATGGTTCAACGTTTAGGAGACCTTCTCCAGGGAAGAAGGACCACTGTAGGTCGACTGCGGCAATCGACGACAATTCCGACACTTCGTTCGGCAGTTCCAGGGGATCTCAGTTATGTACTGCCTGAGCGATACTTGACTTCCCTAATCGAAACCTTGAAGGCCTTTGATAAAATTGCGCCAGGCATGTATTCTAAGAATACGTTGCTGTACGGGGTAGAAGTTAAATTTTATTCCTGTAAAGTAAAAGTGCAATCGAACTTCGAAACAGCGATTCCGAGATTATATGCCATTGGCGACGGAGCTGGAATTACTCGCGGGTTGATGCAAGCTTCGGTAACGGGTATTGTTGTCGGCCGGGATATCGTGGCAAAGGTATAA
- the purB gene encoding adenylosuccinate lyase, translating to MLLDRYTHPEMGELWQDGYEYERWLEVELAVAEVMTKRGEIPREAMEEIRAKAKVNPKRVLEIEAVVRHDLIAFLQAVVEEIGEAGKHLHLGLTSSDVKDTALSLVLRDSGRLLKKDLQALRLALVNRALESKHTVMVGRTHGIHAEPLTFGLKLALWIAEVDRQDERLDQAIVSVSAGKISGAVGTYANVAPEIEEAVCHHLGLKTALVSNQILQRDRHAHFVTTLALIGGSLEKIATEIRNLQRTDILEVEEPFAEGQKGSSAMPHKRNPIVSEQVSGMSRLLRGNALAAMENMALWHERDMTHSSVERIILPDSCILLDHMLRQMTRVISGLKIREDQMKRNLQKTFGLTSSQRVLLALVEHGCMREEAYAWVQQDAFQAWDNGQDFIEVVSADARVLNYLAKEEIQGLFDLKYHLLHVDDIFRRLGLEG from the coding sequence TTGTTGCTCGATCGATACACTCATCCTGAAATGGGAGAGTTATGGCAGGATGGTTATGAATATGAACGTTGGTTGGAAGTAGAACTGGCGGTTGCTGAAGTTATGACGAAGCGGGGCGAGATACCCCGGGAAGCAATGGAAGAAATCCGAGCAAAAGCTAAAGTGAACCCAAAGCGGGTTCTGGAAATCGAAGCGGTGGTACGCCATGATCTTATCGCCTTCTTGCAAGCGGTTGTAGAGGAGATTGGTGAGGCTGGAAAACACTTGCATCTTGGATTAACCTCTTCAGATGTAAAGGATACCGCCTTAAGCCTTGTCTTAAGGGATTCAGGGCGTTTATTAAAGAAGGACCTTCAAGCGCTACGCTTAGCACTGGTTAATCGAGCACTTGAGAGTAAACATACTGTGATGGTCGGCCGAACGCACGGCATTCATGCTGAACCTTTGACCTTTGGCTTAAAGCTAGCCTTGTGGATCGCTGAGGTCGATCGCCAAGATGAACGACTTGATCAAGCCATTGTTTCTGTAAGTGCTGGGAAGATTTCTGGAGCAGTAGGCACGTATGCGAACGTTGCTCCTGAAATTGAAGAGGCGGTCTGTCATCACTTGGGATTAAAGACTGCTTTAGTCAGTAATCAAATATTGCAACGGGATAGACATGCTCATTTTGTAACTACTCTGGCATTAATCGGTGGTTCGCTGGAGAAAATAGCCACAGAGATTCGAAATTTGCAACGAACGGATATTCTTGAAGTTGAGGAACCCTTTGCTGAAGGGCAGAAGGGTTCCTCTGCGATGCCACATAAGCGTAATCCGATCGTATCTGAACAGGTGAGCGGAATGTCCAGGCTTCTGAGGGGCAATGCACTAGCTGCAATGGAGAATATGGCGCTTTGGCACGAACGGGATATGACCCATTCCTCTGTGGAACGAATAATACTTCCAGACAGTTGCATTCTCTTGGATCATATGCTCCGTCAGATGACTCGGGTGATTTCTGGGCTCAAGATCCGTGAGGATCAGATGAAACGAAATCTACAAAAAACGTTTGGACTGACGTCTTCTCAGAGAGTTCTTTTAGCCTTAGTTGAACATGGATGTATGAGAGAAGAAGCCTATGCATGGGTTCAACAGGATGCGTTTCAAGCCTGGGATAATGGTCAAGACTTCATCGAAGTCGTTTCAGCAGATGCACGGGTTTTAAACTATTTAGCTAAAGAAGAAATCCAAGGTCTGTTCGATTTGAAATATCATCTCCTTCACGTGGATGACATTTTTCGCCGACTCGGCTTAGAAGGTTGA